From one Eucalyptus grandis isolate ANBG69807.140 chromosome 9, ASM1654582v1, whole genome shotgun sequence genomic stretch:
- the LOC104419959 gene encoding RHOMBOID-like protein 10, chloroplastic isoform X1 produces MLGLSANPTPPYYHRHPQFRRLRMSIAGGFSGPAAVHLIAGAASLRLRHHLCCLISSSLQSLKDIWYQRALSFNGVEYLQLSKDAFSFSCSSFFHFPDGREGKTDGTSSSETSRRKSSNGRHWTNVILAVNIFFAFLFLRVYAVQLATQGKLLSWGAKINHLIDKGQWWRLATSSLLHANAMHLMVNCYSLNSIGPTVEAISGPKKYLMVYATSAITSSAMSYWLNKASSVGASGAIFGLVGYMAVYITRHRALIKDANEGLKHIAKVIILNMVIGLSSKGIDNWGHVGGFLGGVVTPWLLDPAWKLERRSGHGRRSITDIKGRKDPRQPK; encoded by the exons ATGCTAGGATTATCTGCAAACCCCACGCCTCCCTATTACCACCGGCACCCCCAGTTCCGGCGACTCCGGATGTCGATCGCCGGTGGCTTCTCCGGTCCCGCGGCCGTCCATCTGATCGCCGGCGCCGCTTCTCTACGCCTCCGCCACCACCTCTGCTGTCTTATCAGTTCCTCTCTCCAG AGTTTGAAGGATATCTGGTACCAAAGAGCCCTCTCCTTCAATGGAGTTGAGTATCTTCAGTTATCAAAAGATGCCTTTTCATTCTCATGTTcctcttttttccattttcctgaTGGAAGAGAAGGTAAAACTGATGGCACATCATCTTCTGAAACATCCAGAAGAAAGTCCTCCAATGGTAGACATTGGACAAATGTCATTCTAGCCGTCAATATCTT TTTCGCGTTTCTCTTTCTCAGAGTATATGCTGTACAGCTCGCAACTCAAGGCAAACTGCTCTCTTGGGGAGCTAAG ATTAATCATCTCATCGACAAGGGACAATGGTGGAGGCTGGCCACATCATCTCTCTTACATGCAAATGCCATGCACCTCATG GTTAATTGCTATTCTTTAAATTCCATTGGTCCCACCGTGGAAGCAATCAGCGGCCCGAAAAAATATCTAATGGTTTACGCCACTTCGGCAATTACAA GTTCAGCAATGAGTTATTGGTTGAACAAAGCGTCTTCCGTAGGTGCTTCTGGAGCAATTTTTGGACTG GTTGGTTACATGGCTGTTTACATCACGAGGCATAGGGCCCTGATCAAAGATGCCAACGAAGGTCTAAAGCACATAGCTAAAGTAATTATCTTAAACATG GTCATTGGGCTGTCGTCTAAAGGTATTGATAACTGGGGACAT GTAGGAGGATTCCTCGGTGGGGTAGTCACACCGTGGCTTCTTGATCCTGCTTGGAAGCTCGAGCGTAGGTCTGGCCATGGTCGAAGAAGCATCACCGACATCAAAGGAAGAAAAGACCCAAGGCAGCCGAAGTGA
- the LOC120288578 gene encoding transmembrane emp24 domain-containing protein p24delta3-like codes for MVRGKVLLSIIIMLCFACDVLVEKGHAIWLNLPAGGTKCVSELIQSNVIVMADYLAISDHESDHSTLSVKVTSPYGNILHRNENVTNGQFTFTTSEAGIHEACLRVDGNNQGVKEVSVLIDWRIGIAAKDWESVAKKEKIQVLELELKKLEGQVDAILLHMAILKEREADMRIVSDRTNARVAQLSIMSLGVCITVSGFQLWHLKRFFRKKKLI; via the exons ATGGTACGTGGGAAGGTGTTGCTTTCGATCATAATTATGCTGTGTTTCGCTTGTGACGTTTTAGTGGAGAAGGGTCACGCGATTTGGTTGAACCTACCGGCCGGGGGAACCAAGTGCGTGTCTGAGTTAATCCAGAGCAACGTCATTGTTATGGCTGATTACTTAGCCATTTCTGACCATGAATCCGATCACTCTACTCTTTCCGTCAAG GTGACCTCACCGTATGGAAACATTCTTCATCGAAATGAGAATGTAACGAATGGTCAGTTTACATTCACCACTAGCGAGGCTGGTATCCACGAAGCATGTTTACGGGTGGATGGGAATAATCAAGGAGTTAAAGAAGTAAGTGTTCTCATTGACTGGAGAATTGGAATTGCAGCAAAAGATTGGGAATCAGTCGCGAAAAAGGAGAAGATTCAGGTTC TCGAGCTTGAGCTCAAGAAGCTTGAAGGACAGGTTGACGCCATCCTTCTACACATGGCGATTCTTAAGGAGAG GGAAGCAGATATGAGAATAGTGAGTGACAGAACAAATGCTAGAGTGGCACAGCTCAGTATCATGTCACTGGGAGTCTGCATTACAGTTTCAGGTTTCCAGTTGTGGCACTTGAAGCGATTTTTCCGAAAGAAGAAGCTGATCTAG
- the LOC120288065 gene encoding serine/threonine-protein phosphatase 4 regulatory subunit 2-like produces the protein MVPGLDLPEEEARRVIETIASSGTFWIEWDQVKTILSVKLKQVLSDYPEAKMTTEEQSASLGETHQELVTRLDEALLSFDEGPPFTLQRLCEILLSALSIYPKLSKLALALEKNLLVTSMLTSCSNQQMMIQESENPEKAGEEVKMQSSLEQEGIDVVMGDRDVTVAAMEEADVEEGISADMDTFGEIVGPSETSSPPPITPS, from the exons ATGGTGCCCGGGCTTGATCTTCCCGAGGAAGAAGCTAGAAGAGTTATAGAAACAATTGCATCCTCTGGGACATTCTG GATTGAATGGGATCAAGTGAAGACTATTCTATCTGTTAAATTGAAGCAG GTCCTGTCAGATTATCCCGAAGCAAAAATGACCACTGAAGAGCAAAGCGCTTCTTTGGGAGAGACCCACCAAGAGTTGGTAACAAGGTTGGATGAAG CTCTTCTCAGCTTCGATGAGGGTCCACCATTCACCCTTCAAAGGCTATGCGAG ATACTTCTATCTGCACTGAGCATATATCCAAAACTCTCAAAGCTTGCTTTAGCACTTGAAAAG AATCTGCTGGTCACGTCTATGTTGACAAGCTGTTCCAACCAGCAAATGATGATACAGGAATCTGAGAACCCAGAGAAGGCCGGTGAAGAGGTTAAGATGCAATCTAGCTTAGAGCAAGAAGGAATTGATGTTGTCATGGGGGACAGAGATGTAACAGTGGCTGCGATGGAGGAGGCTGATGTTGAAGAGGGTATATCTGCTGATATGGACACCTTCGGAGAAATAGTTGGCCCATCAGAAACAAGTTCTCCCCCGCCCATTACTCCTAGTTGA
- the LOC104419960 gene encoding F-box protein At1g10780 encodes MDALPDAIVQYILSYIDNARDIAVCNCVSKRWKDSLPYIRRLYFPRNSFENNAGRDNPDNVVWRMVASVVRLDELVVYCPFSRAGLASWLSLVSSSLRHLELRMDNLAEQQACSEIPSKLDCIGAAKDLESLKLWGVLMASMPKWDIFPKLRNLEIVGARLEGPALSSAIQACPNLTSLLLLGCEGVRSVSIDLPLLEHCKLDFYGLGNCSLSLTSPKIESLEVQGCSWVRVRETNCLRNLSISNNSGRVYMVDFGKLAALESLSIRGIQWCWDAVSKMLKWASEVKHLYMKVEFTGDFEALQPFPEVDFVDFFNSHPKLQKFDVHGAMFAALCQKNSLKNIGTAFTIPCLEEVAITVRSPLNAEQKMGTLESLVKYGKNLKTMVIKILQMKSSHSSADDFFDEICRFTYMNRKIVRIE; translated from the exons ATGGACGCCTTGCCTGATGCCATTGTTCAATACATTTTATCATACATAGATAATGCCAGAGACATAGCCGTTTGTAATTGCGTTTCTAAGCGATGGAAGGATTCGCTGCCTTACATCAGGAGACTGTACTTCCCTCGCAACTCTTTCGAGAATAACGCTGGAAGGGACAATCCCGACAATGTCGTGTGGAGGATGGTAGCTTCCGTCGTTCGGTTGGACGAGCTTGTTGTGTACTGCCCCTTCTCCAGAGCAGGCCTCGCCTCATGGCTCTCGCTTGTGTCTTCATCCCTCCGACACCTTGAGCTTCGGATGGACAACCTCGCCGAGCAGCAAGCATGTTCGGAGATCCCCTCGAAGCTTGACTGCATTGGCGCTGCGAAGGATTTGGAGTCACTAAAGCTGTGGGGTGTCCTTATGGCTAGTATGCCTAAATGGGACATTTTCCCGAAACTTAGGAATCTTGAAATCGTTGGTGCAAGATTGGAGGGTCCTGCATTGTCCTCTGCAATTCAGGCATGCCCTAACCTCACAAGCCTGTTACTGCTTGGCTGTGAGGGGGTTAGGTCGGTTTCCATTGATTTGCCTCTCTTAGAGCATTGTAAGCTGGATTTCTATGGCTTGGGTAACTGCTCGCTTTCGCTCACTTCCCCCAAAATTGAATCGCTTGAGGTACAAGGTTGTAGCTGGGTAAGGGTTCGTGAGACAAATTGCTTGCGAAATCTCTCGATTTCCAATAATTCAG GAAGGGTATACATGGTGGATTTCGGAAAACTTGCAGCACTTGAGTCCTTGTCCATCCGAGGAATCCAGTGGTGTTGGGACGCAGTGAGCAAAATGCTCAAATGGGCAAGTGAGGTGAAGCATCTATATATGAAGGTGGAATTCACTGGGGATTTTGAAGCCCTTCAACCATTTCCAGAGGTTGACTTCGTTGATTTCTTCAATAGCCATCCAAAGCTGCAGAAATTTGATGTTCATGGAGCCATGTTTGCAGCTCTTTGCCAGAAGAACAGCCTAAAAAAT ATAGGTACAGCCTTTACAATCCCATGTTTGGAGGAGGTTGCGATAACAGTAAGATCCCCATTGAATGCGGAACAGAAAATGGGTACACTCGAGTCACTCGTAAAGTATGGGAAGAATCTTAAGACAATGGTGATAAAGATTCTTCAAATGAAGAGCAGCCATAGCAGTGCTGATGATTTTTTTGACGAGATCTGCAGGTTTACTTACATGAACAGGAAAATAGTGCGAATTGAATAA
- the LOC120288579 gene encoding phosphatidylinositol 4-phosphate 5-kinase 7-like yields MHGKSDCLEQISYNKSLLLPHLIISHSLLPHLNITILHEHLSLHLSFEFCIIRWYAAYLHFLLGPTSRGELQIPPKGLLLVTHEPSSVSTTPGPHIRGSTLRAFSLGDKEVDLLLPGTARLRVQLGVNMPAQANRKLIEDEVDSAEIELFEVYDVVLYMGIIDILQEYNLKKKIEHAYKSLWYDPLSISVIEPKLYAKRFISFLERVFPANAEGYQ; encoded by the exons ATGCATGGTAAATCGGACTGTCTTGAGCAG ATATCTTATAATAAGTCACTTTTACTGCCTCATCTTATAATAAGTCACTCTTTACTGCCTCACCTAAATATCACTATTTTGCATGAACATCTGTCACTGCATCTTAGCTTCGAATTTTGCATCATTAGATGGTATGCAGCttaccttcattttcttctagGTCCAACATCACGTGGGGAACTCCAGATACCTCCAAAAGGTCTTCTTCTGGTCACACATGAGCCCAGCTCTGTTAGCACAACACCTGGTCCCCATATCAGAGGAAGTACTCTGAGAGCATTTTCTCTGGGTGACAAGGAAGTAGATCTTTTACTTCCTGGTACTGCAAG GTTGCGAGTGCAGCTGGGAGTTAACATGCCAGCCCAAGCCAACCGCAAGCTTATAGAAGATGAGGTTGATTCTGCAGAAATTGAACTTTTTGAGGTTTATGACGTAGTTCTCTATATGGGCATTATCGACATACTGCAGGAATATAATCTGAAGAAAAAGATAGAGCATGCTTATAAGTCATTGTGGTATGATCCACTGTCAATTTCCGTTATTGAACCCAAACTCTATGCTAAGCGGTTTATCAGTTTCTTGGAGAGAGTATTTCCTGCCAACGCCGAAGGATATCAATAG
- the LOC104419959 gene encoding RHOMBOID-like protein 10, chloroplastic isoform X2 encodes MLGLSANPTPPYYHRHPQFRRLRMSIAGGFSGPAAVHLIAGAASLRLRHHLCCLISSSLQSLKDIWYQRALSFNGVEYLQLSKDAFSFSCSSFFHFPDGREGKTDGTSSSETSRRKSSNGRHWTNVILAVNILVYAVQLATQGKLLSWGAKINHLIDKGQWWRLATSSLLHANAMHLMVNCYSLNSIGPTVEAISGPKKYLMVYATSAITSSAMSYWLNKASSVGASGAIFGLVGYMAVYITRHRALIKDANEGLKHIAKVIILNMVIGLSSKGIDNWGHVGGFLGGVVTPWLLDPAWKLERRSGHGRRSITDIKGRKDPRQPK; translated from the exons ATGCTAGGATTATCTGCAAACCCCACGCCTCCCTATTACCACCGGCACCCCCAGTTCCGGCGACTCCGGATGTCGATCGCCGGTGGCTTCTCCGGTCCCGCGGCCGTCCATCTGATCGCCGGCGCCGCTTCTCTACGCCTCCGCCACCACCTCTGCTGTCTTATCAGTTCCTCTCTCCAG AGTTTGAAGGATATCTGGTACCAAAGAGCCCTCTCCTTCAATGGAGTTGAGTATCTTCAGTTATCAAAAGATGCCTTTTCATTCTCATGTTcctcttttttccattttcctgaTGGAAGAGAAGGTAAAACTGATGGCACATCATCTTCTGAAACATCCAGAAGAAAGTCCTCCAATGGTAGACATTGGACAAATGTCATTCTAGCCGTCAATATCTT AGTATATGCTGTACAGCTCGCAACTCAAGGCAAACTGCTCTCTTGGGGAGCTAAG ATTAATCATCTCATCGACAAGGGACAATGGTGGAGGCTGGCCACATCATCTCTCTTACATGCAAATGCCATGCACCTCATG GTTAATTGCTATTCTTTAAATTCCATTGGTCCCACCGTGGAAGCAATCAGCGGCCCGAAAAAATATCTAATGGTTTACGCCACTTCGGCAATTACAA GTTCAGCAATGAGTTATTGGTTGAACAAAGCGTCTTCCGTAGGTGCTTCTGGAGCAATTTTTGGACTG GTTGGTTACATGGCTGTTTACATCACGAGGCATAGGGCCCTGATCAAAGATGCCAACGAAGGTCTAAAGCACATAGCTAAAGTAATTATCTTAAACATG GTCATTGGGCTGTCGTCTAAAGGTATTGATAACTGGGGACAT GTAGGAGGATTCCTCGGTGGGGTAGTCACACCGTGGCTTCTTGATCCTGCTTGGAAGCTCGAGCGTAGGTCTGGCCATGGTCGAAGAAGCATCACCGACATCAAAGGAAGAAAAGACCCAAGGCAGCCGAAGTGA
- the LOC104419957 gene encoding probable E3 ubiquitin-protein ligase RHC1A, with protein MSFPRRPPVVVNGVRRMRTFHYYWCHVCQRTVRLASNNPYETSCPFCFNELHRELDMSRPRLVANLGGRAPNRAVQLLDGMARLLDPPPMTRQGSNIGRRTVWETESGDGPFSRSWITLQFIERPRRLGLVHPPADLAPRANFRSNDIEDESSLNELIQDLTQNDRPGPPPAPPSAIEALPTIVVTEKHLSTDLLCPVCKEEFEIGGEAREMPCKHFYHSDCIIPWLHIHNTCPVCRYELRESSGEEFPDDGDDQSDVEQGTSRMNSWWSHLFYSWPFQAFLRWTQRALHVSEQRAGTSDGGRSWWQSWFIL; from the exons ATGTCGTTTCCCCGCCGTCCTCCTGTAGTCGTCAATGGAGTCAGGAGAATGAGGACTTTCCATTACTACTGGTGTCATGTGTGCCAACGTACGGTTCGGCTCGCGTCTAACAATCCGTATGAAACATCTTGTCCCTTCTGTTTCAACGAACTGCATAGGGAGCTTGATATGTCGAGGCCAAGATTGGTGGCTAACCTTGGAGGCCGTGCGCCGAATCGGGCTGTTCAATTACTTGATGGCATGGCTCGACTGCTTGACCCGCCCCCGATGACGAGGCAGGGTTCTAATATTGGCAGGAGGACCGTATGGGAGACAGAAAGCGGAGATGGTCCGTTTTCAAGATCATGGATCACGCTTCAATTCATCGAACGACCTCGCAGGCTGGGGCTTGTCCATCCACCAGCAGACCTGGCTCCTAGAGCGAATTTTAGGAGCAATGACATTGAAGATGAGAGTTCCTTAAACGAGCTTATCCAAGACTTGACACAGAATGACCGCCCGGGACCCCCTCCTGCGCCTCCTTCAGCTATCGAAGCCTTACCAACGATTGTGGTAACTGAAAAGCATCTGAGCACTGACCTGCTCTGCCCGGTATGCAAGGAAGAGTTTGAGATCGGTGGCGAGGCAAGGGAGATGCCGTGTAAACACTTTTATCATTCGGATTGCATCATCCCGTGGCTGCACATCCACAACACATGTCCAGTCTGCCGCTACGAGCTTCGTGAATCTTCCGGTGAAGAATTTCCCGATGACGGCGACGACCAGTCTGATGTTGAACAAGGTACGAGCAGGATGAACTCGTGGTGGAGTCACTTGTTTTATTCGTGGCCATTCCAAGCATTCTTGCGATGGACACAGAGAGCCCTCCATGTTTCAGAACAGAGGGCAGGCACTTCGGACGGGG GTAGATCCTGGTGGCAATCCTGGTTCATTCTATAA